Proteins encoded together in one Mobula birostris isolate sMobBir1 chromosome 9, sMobBir1.hap1, whole genome shotgun sequence window:
- the LOC140202741 gene encoding NACHT, LRR and PYD domains-containing protein 3-like isoform X1: MLTSTKQSIGICEHLSSSWLKIPTREGLQQTSTPKQHTDLMFIITEILTTWDDNQLIELTSICEDRLKEAIEEAVHKVSFVLAYEKYFSEREHEDVVKIAERENRANACKLFLRLVRGKDSQVQRLIWKSFVKMHHIVPKLGELLKEIQGLGSDPVECWKAMRGLLDLPSHLRDVQQLHKETLRKQTEKLRVSTILMREKAQVFQLTDRYAELTVISTVRDRQLVEHELLARGRDHEEWREKHLQGVLEKIRTDQLFQSSFSQSKFRSRRSAAVAGVAGIGKTTMVQKIVYDWATGKIYQHFQFVFCFKFRDLNNTGCKTNLKNLILDQYPYFGSTLEEVWKNPEGLLFIFDGLDEFKYRIDFADSQPQRKCLDSECWCDVSDIVRSLIQHKLLPGCSVLVTTRPTALHLLEKAEISVRAEILGFVGEERKKYFSMFFEDQAVASTLIKHLEENDILYTMSYNPSYCWILGLTLGPFFKQEDRNPQQVPKTITQLYSYHIYNILKNHSLEIERPCDMLLKVGKMAFAGVTEKKIVFTEEDLIKYDLKSSQLLSGFLVELLERDNCARSVVYTFPHLTIQEFVAALAQFLIPDCKDILKFLSEAHSATDGRFEVFLRFVAGLSSSLLTQGLKEFLDPVPHKRICRVIDWVEEEIKRQIRNGNKKSLLNALHYLFESQNTGLARDALESVQTLSFCGLRLTPIDCAVLSRVIGFCNAIKHLNLRGCYIQHEGLQRLAPGLHKCQELRLGDNELGDSGIELVSAALKNAECKIQKLELDKTGLTAACAAGLASALNTTRTLTELDLGINKLEDLGVQLLSAILSNPECNIRKLRLWDVGLTATGASDLASALSTNHSLTELELGDNDLGDSGVDKVSEALRNPNCKIQILKLWNTGLTDDCAENLVSVLSSIQSLNTLDVESNSFTDQSVPAFCRLIRTLKNLEWIGLGRNRFGSDGEKELKSLQQSRHRLIVSV; this comes from the exons ATCTGATGTTCATAATTACTGAAATCCTGACAACATGGGATGATAACCAACTTATTGAGTTGACAAGCATTTGTGAGGATAGACTAAAGGAGGCAATTGAAGAGGCAGTGCACAAAGTCAGTTTCGTGTTGGCCTATGAGAAATATTTCAGTGAACGTGAACACGAG GATGTCGttaagattgcagagagagaaaatcggGCAAATGCTTGCAAACTCTTCCTCCGTCTGGTGAGGGGAAAAGATTCCCAAGTCCAAAGATTGATATGGAAATCCTTTGTGAAAATGCACCACATTGTACCAAAACTGGGTGAATTGCTGAAGGAGATACAGGGGCTTG GTTCTGATCCTGTTGAATGCTGGAAGGCCATGCGAGGCTTATTGGACCTACCTTCTCACCTGCGAG ACGTTCAACAGCTGCACAAGGAGACTCTACGGAAACAAACAGAAAAACTGAGAGTCAGCACcatcctgatgagggagaaggctCAGGTTTTCCAGCTGACCGATCGTTATGCTGAGCTCACAGTGATCTCTACTGTTCGAGATCGGCAACTTGTGGAACATGAACTGCTGGCAAGAGGTCGGGACCACGAGGAATGGAGGGAGAAACATCTCCAGGGAGTGCTGGAAAAAATCCGGACCGATCAGTTGTTTCAGAGCAGCTTTTCCCAGAGTAAATTCAGATCTCGGAGGTCGGCGGCAGTGGCTGGAGTAGCAGGGATTGGCAAAACAACAATGGTGCAAAAAATTGTATATGACTGGGCcacggggaaaatataccaacacTTTCAATTTGTCTTCTGTTTCAAGTTCCGAGATTTAAACAACACAGGCTGCAAAACAAACCTGAAGAATTTGATTCTGGATCAGTACCCTTACTTTGGGAGTACACTAGaagaggtctggaagaacccagaaggattgctgtttatattcgatggtttggatgaattcaagTACAGAattgattttgctgacagtcaACCTCAACGCAAGTGCCTTGATTCTGAATGCTGGTGTGATGTGTCTGACATTGTGCGcagtttaatccagcacaagttgctcccagggtgttcagtacTAGTGACCACCCGCCCCACTGCgttacatttattggaaaaggcaGAAATCAGTGTCAGGGCTGAAATCCTGGGGTTTGTTGGTGAGGAAAGGAAAAAATATTTCAGCATGTTTTTTGAAGATCAGGCAGTGGCATCAACTCTTATTAAGCATTTGGAGGAGAACGacatcctgtacaccatgagctacaacccttCTTACTGCTGGATCCTTGGTTTGACACTGGGCCCCTTTTTCAAACAAGAAGACAGGAACCCACAGCAAGTTCCCAAGACAATCACCCAACTATATTCCTAtcatatttacaacatcctgaaaaatcACAGCCTTGAGATTGAAAGACCCTGTGACATGTTACTGAAGGTTGGCAAGATGGCCTTCGCAGGAGTGACTGAGAAGAAGATCGTGTTTACAGAAGAGGATTTGATCAAGTACGATCTGAAGTCATCCCAGTTGCTGTCCGGGTTCCTGGTGGAACTTTTGGAGAGAGACAATTGTGCCAGGAGCGTGGTGTACactttcccacacctcaccatccaagagtttgtagctgcacTCGCACAATTCCTGATTCCAGATTGCAAGGATATCCTGAAATTTCTCTCTGAAGCCCACAGTGCAACTGATGGGCGATTTGAAGTgtttctccgttttgttgctggtctgTCCTCTTCATTGTTAACTCAGGGCCTGAAGGAGTTTCTGGATCCAGTTCCTCATAAAAGAATTTGCCGAGTGATTGACTGGGTGGAAGAGGAGATTAAACGTCAGATTAGGAATGGAAACAAAAAGAGCCTCCTGAACGCATTGCATTACCTATTTGAGTCTCAGAATACTGGACTGGCTCGGGATGCACTAGAATCTGTGCAAACACTTTCATTCTGTGGCTTGCGACTGACCCCAATTGATTGCGCGGTCCTGTCCCGTGTCATTGGATTCTGTAACGCAATAAAGCATCTCAATCTGCGGGGCTGCTACATTCAGCATGAAGGACTCCAGCGGCTGGCACCTGGTCTGCACAAATGTCAGGAGTTACG GCTGGGAGATAATGAACTGGGAGATTCGGGAATAGAATTGGTATCTGCTGCTCTGAAGAATGCAGAATGTAAAATACAGAAGCTAGA GTTGGACAAGACTGGTCTCACAGCCGCTTGTGCTGCTGGCTTGGCTTCTGCTCTCAATACAACGCGCACACTGACAGAGCTTGACCTGGGTATTAATAAACTGGAAGATTTAGGAGTTCAACTTCTGTCTGCAATTCTGAGTAACCCGGAATGTAACATACGGAAACTGCG ACTGTGGGATGTCGGTCTCACAGCTACTGGTGCCAGTGATCTCGCCTCTGCTCTATCGACAAACCACTCCCTGACAGAACTGGAACTTGGTGATAATgacctgggagattcaggagtggaTAAAGTATCTGAAGCTCTGAGGAACCCCAACTGTAAGATACAGATATTGAA gctgtggaataCTGGTCTCACAGATGATTGTGCAGAGAATCTTGTCTCAGTGCTCAGTAGCATCCAATCACTGAATACTCTAGACGTGGAATCAAACTCCTTCACAGACCAATCTGTCCCTGCTTTCTGCCGCCTCATACGGACCCTCAAGAATCTGGAATGGATTGG GCTTGGACGAAATAGATTTGGTTCTGACGGAGAGAAGGAGCTGAAGTCACTGCAGCAATCCAGGCACAGATTGATTGTGTCAGTATGA
- the LOC140202741 gene encoding NACHT, LRR and PYD domains-containing protein 3-like isoform X2, whose amino-acid sequence MAGDLMFIITEILTTWDDNQLIELTSICEDRLKEAIEEAVHKVSFVLAYEKYFSEREHEDVVKIAERENRANACKLFLRLVRGKDSQVQRLIWKSFVKMHHIVPKLGELLKEIQGLGSDPVECWKAMRGLLDLPSHLRDVQQLHKETLRKQTEKLRVSTILMREKAQVFQLTDRYAELTVISTVRDRQLVEHELLARGRDHEEWREKHLQGVLEKIRTDQLFQSSFSQSKFRSRRSAAVAGVAGIGKTTMVQKIVYDWATGKIYQHFQFVFCFKFRDLNNTGCKTNLKNLILDQYPYFGSTLEEVWKNPEGLLFIFDGLDEFKYRIDFADSQPQRKCLDSECWCDVSDIVRSLIQHKLLPGCSVLVTTRPTALHLLEKAEISVRAEILGFVGEERKKYFSMFFEDQAVASTLIKHLEENDILYTMSYNPSYCWILGLTLGPFFKQEDRNPQQVPKTITQLYSYHIYNILKNHSLEIERPCDMLLKVGKMAFAGVTEKKIVFTEEDLIKYDLKSSQLLSGFLVELLERDNCARSVVYTFPHLTIQEFVAALAQFLIPDCKDILKFLSEAHSATDGRFEVFLRFVAGLSSSLLTQGLKEFLDPVPHKRICRVIDWVEEEIKRQIRNGNKKSLLNALHYLFESQNTGLARDALESVQTLSFCGLRLTPIDCAVLSRVIGFCNAIKHLNLRGCYIQHEGLQRLAPGLHKCQELRLGDNELGDSGIELVSAALKNAECKIQKLELDKTGLTAACAAGLASALNTTRTLTELDLGINKLEDLGVQLLSAILSNPECNIRKLRLWDVGLTATGASDLASALSTNHSLTELELGDNDLGDSGVDKVSEALRNPNCKIQILKLWNTGLTDDCAENLVSVLSSIQSLNTLDVESNSFTDQSVPAFCRLIRTLKNLEWIGLGRNRFGSDGEKELKSLQQSRHRLIVSV is encoded by the exons ATCTGATGTTCATAATTACTGAAATCCTGACAACATGGGATGATAACCAACTTATTGAGTTGACAAGCATTTGTGAGGATAGACTAAAGGAGGCAATTGAAGAGGCAGTGCACAAAGTCAGTTTCGTGTTGGCCTATGAGAAATATTTCAGTGAACGTGAACACGAG GATGTCGttaagattgcagagagagaaaatcggGCAAATGCTTGCAAACTCTTCCTCCGTCTGGTGAGGGGAAAAGATTCCCAAGTCCAAAGATTGATATGGAAATCCTTTGTGAAAATGCACCACATTGTACCAAAACTGGGTGAATTGCTGAAGGAGATACAGGGGCTTG GTTCTGATCCTGTTGAATGCTGGAAGGCCATGCGAGGCTTATTGGACCTACCTTCTCACCTGCGAG ACGTTCAACAGCTGCACAAGGAGACTCTACGGAAACAAACAGAAAAACTGAGAGTCAGCACcatcctgatgagggagaaggctCAGGTTTTCCAGCTGACCGATCGTTATGCTGAGCTCACAGTGATCTCTACTGTTCGAGATCGGCAACTTGTGGAACATGAACTGCTGGCAAGAGGTCGGGACCACGAGGAATGGAGGGAGAAACATCTCCAGGGAGTGCTGGAAAAAATCCGGACCGATCAGTTGTTTCAGAGCAGCTTTTCCCAGAGTAAATTCAGATCTCGGAGGTCGGCGGCAGTGGCTGGAGTAGCAGGGATTGGCAAAACAACAATGGTGCAAAAAATTGTATATGACTGGGCcacggggaaaatataccaacacTTTCAATTTGTCTTCTGTTTCAAGTTCCGAGATTTAAACAACACAGGCTGCAAAACAAACCTGAAGAATTTGATTCTGGATCAGTACCCTTACTTTGGGAGTACACTAGaagaggtctggaagaacccagaaggattgctgtttatattcgatggtttggatgaattcaagTACAGAattgattttgctgacagtcaACCTCAACGCAAGTGCCTTGATTCTGAATGCTGGTGTGATGTGTCTGACATTGTGCGcagtttaatccagcacaagttgctcccagggtgttcagtacTAGTGACCACCCGCCCCACTGCgttacatttattggaaaaggcaGAAATCAGTGTCAGGGCTGAAATCCTGGGGTTTGTTGGTGAGGAAAGGAAAAAATATTTCAGCATGTTTTTTGAAGATCAGGCAGTGGCATCAACTCTTATTAAGCATTTGGAGGAGAACGacatcctgtacaccatgagctacaacccttCTTACTGCTGGATCCTTGGTTTGACACTGGGCCCCTTTTTCAAACAAGAAGACAGGAACCCACAGCAAGTTCCCAAGACAATCACCCAACTATATTCCTAtcatatttacaacatcctgaaaaatcACAGCCTTGAGATTGAAAGACCCTGTGACATGTTACTGAAGGTTGGCAAGATGGCCTTCGCAGGAGTGACTGAGAAGAAGATCGTGTTTACAGAAGAGGATTTGATCAAGTACGATCTGAAGTCATCCCAGTTGCTGTCCGGGTTCCTGGTGGAACTTTTGGAGAGAGACAATTGTGCCAGGAGCGTGGTGTACactttcccacacctcaccatccaagagtttgtagctgcacTCGCACAATTCCTGATTCCAGATTGCAAGGATATCCTGAAATTTCTCTCTGAAGCCCACAGTGCAACTGATGGGCGATTTGAAGTgtttctccgttttgttgctggtctgTCCTCTTCATTGTTAACTCAGGGCCTGAAGGAGTTTCTGGATCCAGTTCCTCATAAAAGAATTTGCCGAGTGATTGACTGGGTGGAAGAGGAGATTAAACGTCAGATTAGGAATGGAAACAAAAAGAGCCTCCTGAACGCATTGCATTACCTATTTGAGTCTCAGAATACTGGACTGGCTCGGGATGCACTAGAATCTGTGCAAACACTTTCATTCTGTGGCTTGCGACTGACCCCAATTGATTGCGCGGTCCTGTCCCGTGTCATTGGATTCTGTAACGCAATAAAGCATCTCAATCTGCGGGGCTGCTACATTCAGCATGAAGGACTCCAGCGGCTGGCACCTGGTCTGCACAAATGTCAGGAGTTACG GCTGGGAGATAATGAACTGGGAGATTCGGGAATAGAATTGGTATCTGCTGCTCTGAAGAATGCAGAATGTAAAATACAGAAGCTAGA GTTGGACAAGACTGGTCTCACAGCCGCTTGTGCTGCTGGCTTGGCTTCTGCTCTCAATACAACGCGCACACTGACAGAGCTTGACCTGGGTATTAATAAACTGGAAGATTTAGGAGTTCAACTTCTGTCTGCAATTCTGAGTAACCCGGAATGTAACATACGGAAACTGCG ACTGTGGGATGTCGGTCTCACAGCTACTGGTGCCAGTGATCTCGCCTCTGCTCTATCGACAAACCACTCCCTGACAGAACTGGAACTTGGTGATAATgacctgggagattcaggagtggaTAAAGTATCTGAAGCTCTGAGGAACCCCAACTGTAAGATACAGATATTGAA gctgtggaataCTGGTCTCACAGATGATTGTGCAGAGAATCTTGTCTCAGTGCTCAGTAGCATCCAATCACTGAATACTCTAGACGTGGAATCAAACTCCTTCACAGACCAATCTGTCCCTGCTTTCTGCCGCCTCATACGGACCCTCAAGAATCTGGAATGGATTGG GCTTGGACGAAATAGATTTGGTTCTGACGGAGAGAAGGAGCTGAAGTCACTGCAGCAATCCAGGCACAGATTGATTGTGTCAGTATGA